Proteins encoded by one window of Micromonospora coxensis:
- a CDS encoding aconitate hydratase, producing the protein MKEYDVASLDTFGAKTQLRVGDASYEIFKIGKVEGHDRLPYSLKILLENLLRTEDGANITADHIRQLGGWDPTADPSVEIQFTPARVLMQDFTGVPCVVDLATMREAVRDLGGDATKVNPLAPAELVIDHSVIADLFGREDAFERNVELEYERNKERYQFLRWGQTAFNEFKVVPPGTGIVHQVNIEYLARTIMERNGQAYPDTVVGTDSHTTMVNGLGVLGWGVGGIEAEAAMLGQPVSMLIPRVVGFKLSGEMPAGTTATDLVLTITEMLRKHGVVGKFVEFYGPGVSAVPLANRATIGNMSPEYGSTVAIFPIDAETVRYLELTGRDPQQVALVEAYAKEQGLWHDPDHEPEYSERLELDLSTIEPSLAGPKRPQDRVPLGSAKTLFRSALTDYVAADETGGDPGRKPGVPQLEKPFGTEGPADEASAESFPASDAPANGVNDPADAPRDLETAAVGAGGRASNPVRVTGADGVEYELDHGAVVIAAITSCTNTSNPQVMIGAALLARNAVDKGLARKPWVKTTLAPGSKVVMDYYDRAGLTPYLEKLGFNLVGYGCTTCIGNSGPLPEEVSAAVNEGDLAVVSVLSGNRNFEGRINPDVKMNYLASPPLVVAYALAGTMDIDLANEPIGEDTQGNPVFLRDIWPNSAEIQDVIASAIGATGFSAAYADVFAGDERWQSLPTPTGDTFAWEGESTYVRKPPYFEGMQRDPQPVRDIAGARVLAKLGDSVTTDHISPAGSIKADSPAGTYLAEHGVPRHEFNSYGSRRGNHEVMIRGTFANIRLRNQLVPGVEGGFTVNHLTGEQTSIYDASMAYQEAGVPLVILAGKEYGSGSSRDWAAKGTMLLGVKAVIAESYERIHRSNLIGMGVLPLQFPVDTTAESLGLTGTETFSVSGVTALNDGETPRTVKVTTDTGVEFDAVVRIDTPGEADYYRHGGILQYVLRRMIAS; encoded by the coding sequence GTGAAGGAGTACGACGTGGCGAGCCTCGACACCTTCGGTGCGAAGACCCAGCTACGCGTCGGAGACGCGAGCTACGAGATTTTCAAGATCGGCAAGGTGGAGGGGCACGACCGGCTGCCCTACAGCCTGAAGATCCTGCTGGAGAACCTGCTGCGGACCGAGGACGGCGCGAACATCACCGCCGACCACATCCGCCAGCTCGGCGGCTGGGACCCGACCGCCGACCCGAGCGTGGAGATCCAGTTCACCCCGGCGCGGGTGCTCATGCAGGACTTCACCGGCGTGCCCTGCGTCGTGGACCTGGCCACCATGCGCGAGGCGGTACGCGACCTCGGCGGTGACGCCACCAAGGTCAACCCGCTCGCCCCGGCCGAGCTGGTCATCGACCACTCCGTCATCGCCGACCTGTTCGGCCGTGAGGACGCCTTCGAGCGCAACGTCGAGCTGGAGTACGAGCGCAACAAGGAGCGCTACCAGTTCCTGCGCTGGGGCCAGACCGCGTTCAACGAGTTCAAGGTCGTCCCGCCGGGCACCGGCATCGTGCACCAGGTCAACATCGAGTACCTGGCCCGTACGATCATGGAGCGCAACGGCCAGGCGTACCCGGACACCGTGGTCGGCACCGACTCGCACACCACCATGGTCAACGGCCTGGGCGTGCTGGGCTGGGGCGTCGGCGGCATCGAGGCCGAGGCCGCGATGCTCGGCCAGCCGGTCAGCATGCTCATCCCGCGGGTCGTCGGCTTCAAGCTCTCCGGCGAGATGCCGGCCGGCACCACCGCCACCGACCTGGTGCTCACCATCACCGAGATGCTGCGCAAGCACGGCGTCGTCGGCAAGTTCGTCGAGTTCTACGGCCCGGGCGTGAGCGCGGTGCCGCTGGCCAACCGGGCCACCATCGGCAACATGTCCCCGGAGTACGGCTCCACCGTCGCGATCTTCCCGATCGACGCCGAGACCGTCCGCTACCTGGAGCTGACCGGCCGCGACCCGCAGCAGGTCGCGCTCGTCGAGGCGTACGCCAAGGAGCAGGGCCTCTGGCACGACCCGGACCACGAGCCGGAGTACTCCGAGCGGCTGGAGCTGGACCTCTCCACCATCGAGCCGTCCCTGGCCGGCCCGAAGCGCCCGCAGGACCGGGTGCCGCTGGGCAGCGCCAAGACGCTGTTCCGCTCCGCGCTGACCGACTACGTCGCCGCCGACGAGACCGGTGGCGACCCGGGCCGCAAGCCGGGCGTGCCGCAGTTGGAGAAGCCGTTCGGCACCGAGGGCCCGGCCGACGAGGCCAGCGCCGAGTCGTTCCCGGCCAGCGACGCCCCGGCCAACGGGGTCAACGACCCGGCCGACGCCCCGCGCGACCTGGAGACCGCCGCCGTCGGCGCGGGCGGGCGCGCCAGCAACCCGGTGCGGGTGACCGGCGCCGACGGCGTCGAGTACGAGCTGGACCACGGCGCCGTGGTGATCGCCGCGATCACCTCCTGCACCAACACCTCCAACCCGCAGGTCATGATCGGCGCCGCCCTGCTGGCCCGCAACGCGGTCGACAAGGGCCTGGCCCGTAAGCCGTGGGTGAAGACCACCCTGGCTCCGGGCTCCAAGGTCGTCATGGACTACTACGACCGCGCCGGCCTGACCCCGTACCTGGAGAAGCTCGGCTTCAACCTGGTCGGCTACGGCTGCACCACCTGCATCGGCAACTCCGGCCCGCTGCCGGAGGAGGTCTCCGCCGCGGTCAACGAGGGCGACCTGGCCGTCGTCTCCGTGCTGTCGGGCAACCGGAACTTCGAGGGCCGGATCAACCCGGACGTCAAGATGAACTACCTGGCGTCCCCGCCGCTGGTGGTCGCGTACGCGCTGGCCGGCACGATGGACATCGACCTGGCCAACGAGCCGATCGGCGAGGACACCCAGGGCAACCCGGTCTTCCTGCGCGACATCTGGCCGAACAGCGCCGAGATCCAGGACGTCATCGCCTCGGCGATCGGCGCCACCGGCTTCAGCGCCGCGTACGCGGACGTGTTCGCCGGTGACGAGCGCTGGCAGTCGCTGCCCACCCCGACGGGCGACACCTTCGCCTGGGAGGGCGAGTCCACCTACGTGCGCAAGCCCCCGTACTTCGAGGGCATGCAGCGGGACCCGCAGCCGGTGCGGGACATCGCCGGCGCGCGGGTGCTGGCCAAGCTGGGCGACTCGGTCACCACCGACCACATCTCCCCGGCCGGCTCGATCAAGGCCGACTCCCCCGCCGGCACGTACCTCGCCGAGCACGGCGTGCCGCGCCACGAGTTCAACTCGTACGGCTCGCGCCGGGGCAACCACGAGGTGATGATCCGGGGCACCTTCGCCAACATCCGGCTGCGCAACCAGCTCGTCCCCGGTGTGGAGGGCGGCTTCACGGTCAACCACCTGACCGGCGAGCAGACCTCGATCTACGACGCCTCGATGGCCTACCAGGAGGCGGGCGTCCCGCTGGTCATCCTGGCCGGCAAGGAGTACGGCTCCGGCTCGTCGCGCGACTGGGCGGCCAAGGGCACCATGCTCCTCGGCGTCAAGGCGGTCATCGCCGAGTCGTACGAGCGGATCCACCGCTCCAACCTGATCGGCATGGGCGTCCTGCCGCTGCAGTTCCCGGTGGACACCACCGCCGAGTCGCTGGGCCTGACCGGCACGGAGACCTTCTCCGTCTCCGGCGTGACGGCGCTGAACGACGGCGAGACCCCGCGTACGGTCAAGGTCACCACGGACACCGGCGTCGAGTTCGACGCGGTGGTCCGGATCGACACCCCGGGTGAGGCGGACTACTACCGCCACGGCGGCATCCTGCAGTACGTGCTGCGCCGCATGATCGCGAGCTGA
- a CDS encoding prenyltransferase/squalene oxidase repeat-containing protein — protein MSTGALTRGAAPEAAGPAEAAAELVADLVARPAGRTSVSVYETARLVSLAPWLTRHAERIRHLLTAQRPDGGWGGPEGYALVPTLSAVEALLAVLDRDAPVGWSVHGVRHGVDRALRLLHDPTGPAAYPVPDLPAADLVVPALAERIGERLTDPPAGLADWRDTGPPPLPAGLDRRRLDRVRLLAGSGAGLPPKLAHALEVLGPAARRLPAVVPTAAGPVGASPAATAAWLGTPDDSRPATVDYLRAVVTEHGGPVPCATPITVFERSWVLSTLARAGVPLAVPPALVADLRDALGPDGAATGPGLPTDADTTAATLYALARLGRPVDPSCLSRYDTGAHFCTWRGEDGASVTTNAHVLEALGWGADRSASAVPRRLTGWLLDQQRADGSWTDRWHASPYYATCCAVLALYDHGGTAARPAVRRAVDWVRDTQRPDGGWGRWRSTAEETAYALQMLLVGPGGPAVDAVVARAARRLSLLDGARDDPPLWHDKDLYHPEAIVRAAVVAAGKLAAERLRGHPYSPAGPWSALLE, from the coding sequence GTGAGCACCGGCGCGCTCACCCGGGGCGCCGCGCCCGAGGCCGCCGGGCCGGCGGAGGCCGCCGCCGAACTGGTCGCCGACCTCGTCGCCCGGCCCGCCGGCCGGACCTCGGTGTCGGTGTACGAGACGGCCCGGCTGGTCTCCCTCGCGCCCTGGCTGACCCGGCACGCCGAGCGGATCCGGCACCTGTTGACCGCGCAGCGGCCGGACGGGGGCTGGGGCGGGCCGGAGGGCTACGCCCTGGTGCCCACGCTCAGCGCGGTGGAGGCGCTGCTGGCCGTGCTCGACCGGGACGCGCCGGTCGGCTGGTCCGTCCACGGGGTGCGCCACGGCGTCGACCGGGCGTTGCGCCTGCTGCACGACCCGACCGGTCCGGCGGCGTACCCGGTGCCGGACCTGCCGGCCGCCGACCTGGTCGTACCGGCGTTGGCCGAGCGGATCGGCGAGCGGCTGACCGACCCGCCCGCAGGGCTTGCCGACTGGCGCGACACCGGCCCGCCGCCGCTGCCCGCCGGCCTGGACCGGCGGCGGCTGGACCGGGTCCGGCTGCTGGCCGGCTCCGGCGCCGGCCTGCCGCCGAAGCTGGCGCACGCGCTGGAGGTGCTCGGGCCCGCCGCACGCCGGCTGCCCGCCGTGGTCCCGACGGCGGCGGGGCCGGTCGGCGCGTCCCCGGCCGCCACCGCCGCCTGGCTCGGCACCCCGGACGACAGTCGGCCGGCCACCGTGGACTACCTGCGTGCCGTGGTCACCGAGCACGGTGGACCGGTGCCGTGCGCCACCCCGATCACCGTCTTCGAACGCTCCTGGGTGCTCAGCACGCTGGCCCGCGCCGGGGTGCCGCTGGCCGTGCCGCCGGCCCTCGTCGCCGACCTGCGCGACGCGCTCGGCCCCGACGGCGCGGCGACCGGGCCCGGCCTGCCCACCGACGCGGACACCACCGCCGCGACGCTGTACGCGCTGGCCCGGCTGGGCCGGCCGGTCGACCCGTCGTGCCTGTCCCGGTACGACACCGGGGCGCACTTCTGCACCTGGCGCGGGGAGGACGGCGCCTCGGTGACCACCAACGCGCACGTGCTGGAGGCGCTCGGGTGGGGCGCCGACCGGTCCGCCTCGGCGGTGCCCCGCCGGCTCACCGGCTGGCTGCTCGACCAGCAGCGGGCCGACGGGTCGTGGACGGACCGCTGGCACGCCTCCCCGTACTACGCCACCTGCTGCGCGGTGCTCGCCCTGTACGACCACGGCGGCACGGCGGCCCGGCCGGCGGTACGGCGCGCGGTCGACTGGGTGCGCGACACCCAGCGCCCGGACGGCGGCTGGGGGCGCTGGCGCAGCACCGCCGAGGAGACCGCGTACGCCCTGCAGATGCTGCTCGTCGGGCCCGGCGGCCCGGCCGTCGACGCGGTGGTGGCCCGGGCGGCCCGGCGGCTGTCCCTCCTGGACGGCGCGCGCGACGACCCTCCACTCTGGCACGACAAGGACCTCTACCATCCGGAGGCGATCGTCCGGGCCGCCGTGGTCGCGGCGGGCAAGCTGGCGGCCGAGCGGTTGCGGGGCCACCCCTATAGCCCGGCCGGCCCCTGGTCTGCACTGCTTGAGTGA
- a CDS encoding VOC family protein, giving the protein MIHHVQLACPRGSEEASRAFYAGLLGMTEKPKPPALAARGGCWFTGHGAELHLGVEDDFRPARKAHPALLRPDLDDLAARLAAAGHPVTWGDGELPGMRRFHTHDAHGNRLEFLAPVGD; this is encoded by the coding sequence ATGATCCATCACGTCCAGCTCGCCTGCCCACGCGGCTCCGAGGAGGCGTCCCGGGCCTTCTACGCCGGCCTGCTCGGCATGACCGAGAAGCCCAAGCCGCCGGCCCTCGCCGCCCGCGGCGGGTGCTGGTTCACCGGGCACGGCGCGGAGCTGCACCTCGGTGTCGAGGACGACTTCCGTCCCGCCCGCAAGGCCCACCCGGCCCTGCTCCGCCCCGACCTCGACGACCTCGCCGCCCGGCTGGCCGCCGCCGGTCACCCGGTCACCTGGGGTGACGGCGAGCTGCCCGGCATGCGCCGCTTCCACACCCACGACGCCCACGGCAACCGCCTGGAGTTCCTCGCCCCGGTCGGCGACTGA
- a CDS encoding C39 family peptidase — MRTDILRKTALTALTITATTGGIAAPALAAHAAPADKPAAQAERKPNGERQLKVDYQAQPNFYYCGPAAARNALSVQGKDIDVDAMAKIMGTTENGTNSINDITPVLNKETGKTDAYRSVEIKTPKADTKQTDTMRADIVAAINDGHAIVANIAGTATDTNGGVHSFEGGHYISVTGYRDNGHTVTIADSANPNTASYEMDIDTLADWTATRGYAH; from the coding sequence ATGCGTACCGACATCCTGCGCAAGACCGCCCTGACCGCCCTCACCATCACCGCCACCACCGGCGGCATCGCCGCCCCCGCCCTGGCCGCCCACGCCGCCCCGGCCGACAAGCCCGCGGCGCAGGCCGAGCGCAAGCCCAACGGCGAACGACAGCTCAAGGTCGACTACCAGGCCCAGCCCAACTTCTACTACTGCGGCCCCGCCGCCGCCCGCAACGCCCTCAGCGTCCAGGGCAAGGACATCGACGTCGACGCCATGGCCAAGATCATGGGCACCACCGAGAACGGCACCAACAGCATCAACGACATCACCCCCGTCCTGAACAAGGAAACCGGCAAGACCGACGCCTACCGCAGCGTCGAGATCAAGACTCCGAAGGCCGACACCAAGCAGACCGACACGATGCGCGCCGACATCGTCGCCGCCATCAACGACGGCCACGCCATCGTCGCCAACATCGCCGGCACCGCCACCGACACCAACGGCGGCGTGCACTCCTTCGAAGGCGGGCACTACATCAGCGTCACCGGCTACCGCGACAACGGCCACACCGTCACCATCGCCGACTCCGCCAACCCGAACACCGCCAGCTACGAGATGGACATCGACACCCTCGCCGACTGGACCGCCACCCGCGGCTACGCCCACTGA
- a CDS encoding terpene synthase family protein: MAAVETATDELREAAEHGRICALAAQGQRDLQRCLAAHPDLFADGPFDGALASSIALAIAFSAPWCDPAELRLTNRAVLWGFALDWQVDHQTAAAADLDLLVRRQVAIADGRPADVDDPLGRFLAGLHADLAAVPAFATLGGVWREAVRRTCAAMRREWHWRAAARDGAPLPGLADYLANADNLACTVVNVAHWIRAGGSDAHDRFDRLVAASDAVQRALRLVNDLATWDRDRRWGDLNALLLADDRSVVERELTGLVARATELLDQLRPDCPREAAYLTRQLGYTSGFYRSTDFWGVA; encoded by the coding sequence GTGGCAGCAGTCGAGACGGCCACCGACGAACTGCGGGAGGCCGCCGAACACGGACGCATCTGCGCCCTGGCCGCGCAGGGCCAGCGGGACCTGCAGCGTTGCCTGGCCGCGCACCCGGACCTGTTCGCCGACGGCCCCTTCGACGGGGCGCTGGCCAGCAGCATCGCCCTCGCCATCGCGTTCAGCGCGCCCTGGTGCGACCCGGCGGAGCTGCGGCTGACCAACCGGGCGGTGCTCTGGGGGTTCGCCCTCGACTGGCAGGTGGACCACCAGACCGCCGCCGCCGCCGACCTCGACCTGCTGGTCCGTCGGCAGGTCGCGATCGCCGACGGCCGGCCGGCCGACGTCGACGACCCGTTGGGTCGGTTCCTCGCCGGCCTGCACGCCGACTTGGCCGCCGTGCCGGCCTTCGCCACGCTGGGCGGGGTCTGGCGGGAGGCGGTGCGCCGGACCTGCGCGGCGATGCGGCGGGAGTGGCACTGGCGGGCCGCGGCCCGCGACGGCGCACCGCTGCCCGGGCTCGCCGACTACCTCGCCAACGCCGACAACCTGGCCTGCACGGTGGTGAACGTGGCGCACTGGATCCGGGCGGGCGGCTCCGACGCCCACGACCGGTTCGACCGGCTGGTCGCCGCCAGCGACGCCGTGCAGCGCGCCCTGCGGCTCGTCAACGACCTGGCCACCTGGGACCGGGACCGGCGCTGGGGCGACCTCAACGCCCTGCTGTTGGCCGACGACCGGTCGGTGGTCGAACGGGAGCTGACCGGACTGGTCGCGCGGGCCACCGAACTGCTCGACCAGTTGCGTCCCGACTGCCCCCGCGAGGCCGCCTACCTGACCCGTCAGCTCGGCTACACCAGCGGCTTCTACCGGTCGACCGACTTCTGGGGCGTGGCGTGA
- a CDS encoding GTP-binding protein — protein MDYGHSERPADAPPLPTAIKILIAGGFGAGKTTLVGAVSETKPLRTEEVLTETGIGVDDLSGVEGKTTTTVAMDFGRITISPDLVLYLFGTPGQDRFWFVWDELALGAIGAVVLADTRRLADCFPSIDYFEERGTPFVVAVNCFEGARRYRLDEVQAALNLDPGVPVVLCDARQRQSSRDVLITLLEHAMKSRESRGRAG, from the coding sequence ATGGACTACGGGCACTCTGAGCGGCCGGCGGACGCGCCGCCGCTGCCCACCGCGATCAAGATCCTGATCGCCGGCGGCTTCGGGGCCGGCAAGACGACGCTGGTCGGGGCGGTGAGTGAGACCAAGCCGCTGCGCACCGAGGAGGTGCTGACCGAGACGGGCATCGGGGTCGACGACCTGTCCGGGGTGGAGGGGAAGACCACCACCACGGTGGCGATGGACTTCGGCCGGATCACGATCAGTCCCGATCTGGTGCTCTACCTCTTCGGCACCCCGGGGCAGGACCGGTTCTGGTTCGTCTGGGACGAGCTGGCCCTGGGGGCGATCGGCGCGGTCGTGCTGGCCGACACCCGGCGGCTGGCCGACTGCTTCCCGTCGATCGACTACTTCGAGGAGCGCGGCACGCCGTTCGTGGTGGCGGTGAACTGCTTCGAGGGGGCGCGTCGCTACCGGCTGGACGAGGTGCAGGCCGCGCTCAACCTCGATCCCGGCGTGCCGGTGGTGCTCTGCGACGCCCGGCAACGGCAGTCCAGCCGGGACGTGCTGATCACGCTGCTGGAGCACGCGATGAAGTCGCGGGAGTCGCGGGGCCGCGCCGGCTGA
- a CDS encoding nitrate- and nitrite sensing domain-containing protein — MGSRSASLRTKVVALLVSLTALWAFAAWVTLRDGLNVLGVQTLDAQVAEPSESLRTELQRERRMSLAYLGRPSQQQAEQLRQQRQRSEALAASFAESARSWRARLASSDELGQRIDEVVAGLNGLGPVRDSVVARSVDRAGAAAAYTGVLDSLFRVYASLGKLDDEQIAKDTATLTQLVRVRELMSQEDALFAGVAAAGRINDKEYAQFAHLVGAQRFLAQEALAELPAADRERYVAMTEGESFGRLRALEDRLIREGRPNAPLPVEADAWQAAIDPALDDQEAAVLASGDALVDRATPVAVWVIIRMVLAAGLGLIAVIASVVVSITTARALVRQLERLREAAFRLANERLPGVVERLGRGEQVDVAKEAPPLEFGDDEIGQVGKAFNVVQETAVRTAVEQAELRRNVREVFLSLARRTQALVHRQLTLLDAMERREHDAEELEDLFRVDHLATRMRRNAENLIVLSGSTPGRAWRRNVPMVDVVRGAVAEVEDYTRVNVLPLGPVSLAGRAVGDVIHLLAELIENGLTFSPPHTSVEVRGQLVANGFAIEIEDRGLGMTVEDLAAANHRIVDRSELNLANASRLGLYVVSRLTERHGVKVGLKESAYGGTTAVVLIPAALVETGEDPSASGGFPTGIGLDTTRADDDVPAPAVDGPAGPRPAPARADEEPAVLPVRARRASTSERPTPPVTESGLPTRTRTRAGQGALTGPTVPIALPTVRPSTAAEPAAPVAAAPDGDTPSGDPGSAGPTPAAGPVTDAGLPVRVRQASIAPELRSDPADTAADDEAEEQAPRPPEQVRRMMSSYQTGTRRGRTDAARLLGGSTAGARAGNGPDTGDGQAT; from the coding sequence ATGGGTTCCCGCAGTGCAAGTCTGCGCACCAAGGTTGTGGCCCTGCTGGTCTCGCTGACCGCACTCTGGGCGTTCGCGGCCTGGGTGACCCTGCGGGACGGTCTCAACGTCCTCGGTGTGCAGACCCTCGACGCCCAGGTCGCCGAGCCGAGCGAGTCGCTGCGCACCGAGTTGCAGCGGGAGCGCCGGATGTCCCTGGCCTACCTGGGCCGCCCGAGCCAGCAGCAGGCGGAGCAACTGCGGCAGCAGCGGCAGCGCAGCGAGGCGCTGGCCGCCTCCTTCGCCGAGTCGGCCCGCAGCTGGCGGGCCCGGCTCGCCTCCAGCGACGAGCTGGGGCAGCGCATCGACGAGGTGGTCGCCGGGCTGAACGGCCTGGGGCCGGTCCGTGACTCGGTGGTCGCCCGCTCGGTGGACCGGGCCGGGGCGGCCGCGGCGTACACCGGGGTGCTGGACTCGCTGTTCCGGGTCTACGCCTCGCTCGGCAAGCTCGACGACGAGCAGATCGCCAAGGACACCGCCACCCTCACCCAGCTGGTCCGGGTCCGGGAGCTGATGTCCCAGGAGGACGCCCTCTTCGCCGGGGTCGCCGCGGCCGGCCGGATCAACGACAAGGAGTACGCCCAGTTCGCCCACCTGGTCGGCGCGCAGCGGTTCCTGGCCCAGGAGGCCCTGGCCGAGCTGCCCGCCGCCGACCGGGAACGGTACGTCGCCATGACCGAGGGCGAGTCGTTCGGCCGGCTGCGGGCCCTGGAGGACCGGCTGATCCGCGAGGGCCGCCCCAACGCCCCGCTGCCGGTCGAGGCGGACGCCTGGCAGGCCGCCATCGACCCGGCCCTGGACGACCAGGAGGCGGCCGTGCTGGCCAGCGGTGACGCGCTGGTCGACCGGGCCACCCCGGTGGCGGTCTGGGTGATCATCCGGATGGTGCTCGCGGCCGGTCTGGGCCTGATCGCCGTCATCGCCTCGGTGGTCGTCTCGATCACCACCGCCCGCGCCCTGGTCCGGCAGCTCGAACGGCTCCGCGAGGCCGCCTTCCGGCTGGCCAACGAACGGCTGCCCGGGGTGGTGGAGCGGCTCGGCCGGGGCGAGCAGGTCGACGTCGCCAAGGAGGCCCCGCCCCTGGAGTTCGGCGACGACGAGATCGGCCAGGTGGGCAAGGCGTTCAACGTCGTGCAGGAGACCGCCGTGCGGACCGCGGTGGAACAGGCCGAGCTGCGCCGCAACGTACGTGAGGTCTTCCTCAGCCTGGCCCGGCGCACGCAGGCCCTGGTGCACCGCCAGCTCACCCTGCTCGACGCGATGGAGCGGCGCGAGCACGACGCCGAGGAGCTGGAGGACCTGTTCCGGGTGGACCACCTGGCCACCCGGATGCGACGCAACGCCGAGAACCTGATCGTGCTCTCCGGCTCGACCCCGGGCCGCGCCTGGCGGCGCAACGTCCCGATGGTGGACGTGGTGCGCGGCGCGGTCGCCGAGGTCGAGGACTACACCCGGGTCAACGTGTTGCCGCTGGGCCCGGTCTCGCTGGCCGGTCGCGCGGTCGGTGACGTCATCCACCTGCTCGCCGAGCTGATCGAGAACGGGTTGACCTTCTCGCCGCCGCACACCTCGGTGGAGGTGCGCGGGCAACTGGTGGCCAACGGCTTCGCCATCGAGATCGAGGACCGTGGCCTCGGCATGACCGTGGAGGACCTGGCCGCCGCCAACCACCGCATCGTGGACCGCTCGGAGCTGAACCTGGCCAACGCCTCCCGGCTGGGCCTGTACGTGGTGAGCCGGCTGACCGAGCGGCACGGGGTCAAGGTCGGCCTCAAGGAGTCCGCGTACGGCGGCACCACCGCCGTGGTGCTGATCCCGGCGGCCCTGGTCGAGACCGGTGAGGACCCGAGCGCCTCGGGCGGCTTCCCGACCGGGATCGGGCTCGACACGACCCGGGCCGACGACGACGTGCCGGCGCCGGCGGTCGACGGGCCCGCCGGGCCGCGGCCCGCGCCGGCCCGGGCCGACGAGGAGCCGGCGGTGCTGCCGGTACGGGCGCGACGCGCCTCCACCTCCGAGCGCCCCACCCCGCCGGTGACCGAGTCGGGGCTGCCGACCCGGACCCGGACCCGGGCCGGTCAGGGGGCGCTGACCGGGCCGACCGTGCCGATCGCCCTGCCGACCGTCCGACCGTCCACGGCGGCGGAGCCGGCGGCTCCGGTCGCGGCGGCACCGGACGGCGACACCCCGTCCGGCGACCCGGGCTCGGCCGGGCCGACGCCCGCCGCCGGCCCGGTGACCGATGCCGGACTGCCGGTGCGGGTACGGCAGGCGAGCATCGCGCCGGAGTTGCGGTCGGACCCGGCGGACACCGCCGCGGACGACGAGGCGGAGGAGCAGGCGCCACGTCCGCCGGAGCAGGTGCGGCGGATGATGAGTTCGTACCAGACGGGGACCCGGCGTGGCCGCACCGACGCCGCCCGACTCCTCGGTGGCTCCACCGCCGGGGCGCGGGCCGGCAACGGGCCGGACACCGGGGACGGGCAGGCGACCTGA
- a CDS encoding ArsC/Spx/MgsR family protein: MEMWHNPACSKCAGARASLEEARVPVRLRAYLEQPPDADELRDVLRRLGARAWDVCRTGEPAGVALGMAGWTRDDATEPRWIEAMVAHPELIQRPILLLDDGSALVGRTPDALDEAVRRAHG, from the coding sequence ATGGAGATGTGGCACAACCCGGCCTGCTCGAAGTGCGCGGGCGCACGCGCCAGCCTGGAGGAGGCGCGGGTGCCGGTGCGGCTGCGCGCGTACCTGGAGCAGCCGCCGGACGCGGACGAGCTGCGGGACGTGCTGCGCCGGCTCGGGGCACGCGCCTGGGACGTCTGCCGTACGGGGGAGCCGGCCGGGGTGGCGCTGGGCATGGCCGGTTGGACCCGTGACGACGCCACCGAGCCGCGCTGGATCGAGGCGATGGTGGCCCACCCCGAGCTGATCCAGCGCCCGATCCTGCTGCTCGACGACGGGAGCGCGCTGGTCGGCCGTACCCCGGACGCGCTCGACGAGGCGGTCCGCCGCGCCCACGGGTGA
- a CDS encoding roadblock/LC7 domain-containing protein, giving the protein MVQKTASSADLTWLLDDLVGRVKQAEHAVALSSDGLLMASSQGLSRDDGEHLAAMAAGIQSLARGAGKRFGGGQVQQTIIEMQSSFLFVTAAGRNACLAVLASEDADVGLIAYEMAMLVTRVGKFVASPTRGLDQPAGGK; this is encoded by the coding sequence GTGGTGCAGAAGACGGCTTCGAGTGCCGACCTGACGTGGCTGCTGGACGATCTGGTCGGCCGGGTGAAGCAGGCCGAACACGCCGTGGCGCTCTCCTCGGACGGCCTGCTGATGGCCTCGTCGCAGGGCCTCAGCCGGGACGACGGCGAGCACCTGGCGGCGATGGCGGCCGGCATCCAGAGCCTGGCCCGGGGCGCGGGCAAGCGGTTCGGCGGTGGGCAGGTCCAGCAGACCATCATCGAGATGCAGTCGTCGTTCCTGTTCGTCACGGCGGCCGGGCGTAACGCCTGTCTGGCGGTGCTCGCCTCGGAGGACGCGGACGTCGGACTGATCGCGTACGAGATGGCGATGCTGGTGACCCGGGTGGGCAAGTTCGTCGCGTCACCGACCCGGGGGCTCGACCAGCCGGCCGGCGGGAAGTAA
- a CDS encoding DUF742 domain-containing protein: MTVEGGSTEDRWVDDHAGPVVRPYAVTRGRARPVTGTFDLISLVTATRADVAGESGLGPEHVAIVALCQRMQSVAEVAAHLDLPVGTVRVLLGDLMARDLVQVRPPRGSAGVPDESVFEAVINGLRAL, translated from the coding sequence ATGACGGTCGAGGGCGGTTCCACAGAGGACAGGTGGGTCGACGACCACGCGGGCCCGGTGGTCCGCCCGTACGCGGTGACCCGGGGCCGAGCCCGCCCGGTCACCGGCACGTTCGACCTGATCTCCCTGGTCACGGCGACCCGCGCGGACGTCGCCGGCGAGTCCGGGCTGGGCCCGGAGCACGTGGCGATCGTCGCGCTCTGCCAGCGGATGCAGTCCGTGGCGGAGGTCGCCGCCCACCTGGACCTGCCGGTGGGCACCGTCCGGGTCCTGCTGGGCGACCTGATGGCCCGTGACCTGGTCCAGGTCCGGCCGCCCAGGGGCAGTGCCGGCGTACCCGATGAGAGCGTATTCGAGGCGGTTATCAATGGACTACGGGCACTCTGA